The following proteins are co-located in the Flavobacterium sp. CECT 9288 genome:
- a CDS encoding DMT family transporter, with amino-acid sequence MESKQLKWVYLVVLALVWGSSFILIKKGLVGLTAMQLGSLRIIFASIFLIFIGFKSAAKIPSFKWKYIALTSLFGTFIPAYLFAIAQTEIDSSVSSILNSLTPLNTLVIGALVFGLQFKRNQTFGILIGLLGSALLILNGAFHHPEQNYYYAILVLIASICYAVNVNLIKKYLHDLSPLSITTGNFIVLLVPAFTVLLFTNFFSQVGELKVQESILFIMILGVVGTGLANILFFKLIQMSSPVFATSVTYLIPVVAFCWGLLDHEMLTPVQLFGAFIVLIGVYLSAKK; translated from the coding sequence ATGGAATCAAAGCAGTTAAAGTGGGTGTATCTTGTTGTTCTAGCGCTTGTGTGGGGGAGTTCTTTTATTTTGATCAAAAAAGGATTGGTAGGGTTAACAGCCATGCAATTGGGTTCGCTCCGAATTATATTTGCCTCCATTTTTTTAATTTTTATTGGTTTTAAAAGTGCTGCTAAAATACCTTCGTTCAAATGGAAGTATATTGCGCTAACCTCTTTGTTTGGTACTTTTATTCCAGCCTATTTATTTGCAATTGCACAAACAGAAATTGATAGTTCTGTGAGTTCTATATTGAATTCTTTAACGCCTTTGAATACGCTTGTTATTGGAGCACTTGTTTTTGGTTTACAGTTTAAAAGAAATCAAACCTTTGGGATATTAATAGGACTTTTAGGGAGTGCATTGTTGATTTTGAACGGTGCTTTTCATCATCCTGAGCAAAATTATTACTACGCTATTTTAGTTTTGATAGCGTCAATTTGTTATGCTGTCAATGTAAATCTAATCAAGAAGTACTTGCATGATTTGAGTCCGTTGAGTATTACAACTGGAAATTTCATCGTGCTTTTGGTACCTGCTTTTACCGTTTTACTGTTTACCAATTTCTTTTCGCAAGTGGGTGAACTTAAAGTACAAGAGTCGATCTTGTTTATTATGATTCTTGGGGTAGTAGGGACTGGACTTGCAAATATTCTTTTCTTTAAATTGATTCAAATGTCTTCACCAGTTTTTGCTACATCAGTAACGTATTTAATTCCTGTTGTTGCTTTTTGTTGGGGATTGTTAGATCATGAAATGTTGACACCCGTGCAGCTTTTTGGTGCTTTTATTGTTTTAATAGGAGTCTATTTGTCTGCAAAGAAATAA
- a CDS encoding pitrilysin family protein: MKKSILIISSLFLTIIMQGQIIPQPKPGVAPTIKIGKPQTFELKNGLKVMVVENHKLPRVSFSLSLDNDPYTEGDKKGVSDMTSALIGSGTTKISKTAFNEEVDFLGANINFSSNGASASSLSKYAGRVLELMADGALNPVFTQEEFDKEKAKFIEGLKANEKSVSAVAGRVVNVLTYGKNHPAGEFVSETTLKNVTLEDVKTNYNTYFVPSNAYLIIVGDVKFSETKKMVEKFFGNWKKAIAPSISYTDPKDVPQTQINFIDMPNAVQSEVAVVNISKLKMTDPDYFAVLIANQILGGDFNSYINMNLREAHGWTYGARSSIYGDKKVGTFNASTQVRNAVTDSTVVEIFKELKKIRTEKVSEEMLASVKAGYIGRFVMQIEKPQTVAGYALRIQSQGLPADFYENYIKNISAVTADDVLRVANKYFLADNSRIVIVGKAADVAAGLEKLKYPVQYFDKYGNPTAKPELKKAIPAGVTVKSVLDNYIKAIGGLQAAQAVQTIMMNGSTTIPQAPAPLSFVSKTDSKGMLMVELAMGTMSLMKQVVNEKGGYVMQQGQKQILEGEMLNDMKAEATPFKELTLSSKEGLTLVNIEPINGKDAYAIKNGKTTLFYDVASGLKVAESVVLEQGGKSMTKTTSYSDYRDVKGVKVPFNMIQNVGFDIDIKISDVKINEGVLATDFQ, translated from the coding sequence ATGAAAAAATCAATATTAATTATATCAAGCTTGTTCTTAACCATAATTATGCAAGGACAAATCATCCCACAGCCAAAACCTGGAGTAGCTCCAACAATCAAAATTGGAAAACCACAAACATTTGAATTAAAAAATGGTTTAAAAGTTATGGTAGTTGAAAACCATAAACTACCACGTGTATCCTTTAGTCTTTCCTTAGATAACGATCCTTACACTGAAGGGGATAAAAAAGGAGTTTCTGACATGACAAGCGCTTTGATAGGTAGTGGAACTACAAAAATTTCTAAAACCGCTTTCAACGAAGAGGTTGATTTTCTTGGAGCAAACATCAATTTTAGTTCTAATGGAGCATCAGCAAGTTCTCTTTCAAAATACGCAGGACGCGTATTAGAATTAATGGCTGACGGCGCTTTGAACCCTGTTTTTACCCAAGAGGAATTTGATAAAGAAAAGGCAAAATTTATTGAAGGATTAAAGGCAAATGAAAAAAGCGTTTCAGCAGTAGCTGGAAGAGTTGTAAATGTTTTAACCTACGGGAAAAATCATCCAGCTGGTGAGTTTGTAAGCGAAACTACGCTAAAAAATGTAACACTAGAGGATGTAAAAACAAATTACAACACCTATTTTGTTCCTAGTAACGCTTACCTTATTATTGTTGGAGACGTAAAGTTTAGCGAAACTAAAAAAATGGTTGAGAAATTCTTTGGCAACTGGAAAAAAGCCATTGCACCATCAATTTCATATACTGATCCAAAGGATGTTCCTCAAACACAAATTAACTTTATTGACATGCCTAACGCAGTACAATCAGAAGTTGCTGTGGTGAATATTTCTAAACTTAAAATGACAGATCCTGATTATTTTGCTGTTTTAATTGCAAACCAAATTTTAGGTGGTGATTTTAATAGTTACATCAACATGAACTTGAGAGAAGCTCACGGATGGACTTATGGTGCCAGAAGTAGCATTTATGGAGACAAAAAAGTTGGAACTTTCAACGCTTCTACTCAGGTGCGTAACGCTGTTACAGACAGTACTGTCGTTGAAATTTTCAAAGAATTAAAAAAGATTAGAACTGAAAAAGTTTCTGAGGAAATGTTAGCAAGCGTAAAAGCGGGATACATTGGTAGGTTTGTAATGCAAATTGAAAAACCTCAAACTGTTGCTGGTTATGCTTTAAGAATACAATCACAAGGGTTACCTGCTGATTTCTACGAAAACTACATTAAAAACATTAGTGCTGTAACTGCCGATGACGTTCTTCGTGTAGCCAATAAATATTTCTTAGCAGATAATAGCCGTATTGTTATAGTTGGTAAAGCTGCTGATGTAGCTGCTGGATTAGAAAAACTAAAATACCCAGTACAATATTTTGACAAATACGGTAACCCAACTGCAAAACCAGAGTTAAAGAAAGCTATTCCTGCAGGAGTTACAGTAAAAAGTGTTCTTGACAATTACATCAAAGCTATTGGCGGACTTCAAGCAGCACAAGCAGTACAAACCATAATGATGAACGGTAGTACTACAATTCCACAGGCACCAGCTCCATTGAGTTTTGTTTCAAAAACCGATTCAAAAGGAATGTTAATGGTAGAGTTAGCTATGGGAACGATGAGCTTAATGAAGCAAGTGGTAAATGAAAAAGGAGGTTATGTTATGCAACAAGGACAAAAACAAATTCTTGAAGGCGAAATGCTAAACGATATGAAAGCAGAAGCTACTCCGTTCAAAGAATTAACACTATCATCAAAAGAAGGTCTTACATTGGTAAACATTGAACCAATCAACGGTAAAGATGCTTACGCTATTAAAAATGGCAAAACTACATTGTTCTATGATGTGGCTTCAGGTTTAAAAGTAGCTGAATCAGTTGTATTAGAACAAGGCGGCAAGAGCATGACTAAAACAACCTCATACAGTGATTACAGAGACGTAAAAGGCGTTAAAGTTCCTTTTAACATGATTCAAAACGTAGGTTTTGATATTGACATTAAAATAAGTGATGTTAAAATTAACGAAGGAGTACTTGCTACTGATTTTCAATAA
- a CDS encoding single-stranded DNA-binding protein: MNGTLNKVMLIGYLGDAIKMHYFEGGNCIGRFQLATNEVYINKTTNEKITSTEWHNLVVRNKAAELCEKYLSKGDKIYVEGRIKSRQWQAEDGSTKQTMEIQVTEFTFLTTKKESENNKSTAAGDDSKNTNFEPENKSLPINDLPF, from the coding sequence ATGAACGGAACATTAAATAAGGTCATGCTTATAGGCTATCTTGGTGATGCCATCAAGATGCACTACTTTGAGGGAGGCAATTGCATAGGCAGGTTTCAGCTGGCTACTAATGAAGTCTACATCAATAAAACTACCAATGAAAAAATAACTTCTACAGAATGGCACAATCTTGTAGTGCGCAACAAAGCCGCTGAACTTTGTGAAAAATACCTTTCTAAGGGAGACAAAATATATGTTGAAGGCAGAATTAAATCACGACAATGGCAGGCAGAAGACGGAAGTACAAAGCAAACCATGGAAATTCAAGTGACTGAATTCACTTTTCTTACTACAAAAAAAGAAAGTGAAAACAATAAATCTACAGCTGCGGGTGATGATTCAAAAAACACTAATTTTGAACCCGAAAATAAGTCGCTACCTATTAATGATTTGCCTTTTTGA
- a CDS encoding ribonuclease E/G, whose product MNKELIIRSSSEAVDFALLKDGKLIELHKEEEKSNFQVGDIFIAKIRKPVAGLNAAFVNVGFEKDAFLHYHDLGPNLSSQLKFIKLVSAGKIKDFSLKNFQFEKEIDKDGTITDVLNANQSVLVQVVKEPISTKGPRISAELSLAGRFIVLVPFSDRVSISQKIEDKKEKERLKRLVQSIKPKGFGVIVRTVAEGKNTAELEKDLQNLLSRWTAMCKKLPTAHHPSKVLGELNRASSILRDVFNDTFSGIQIDDEELYNQTKDYLQEIAPSKQSIVKFYQSKDTPIFEKYNIERQIKTSFGKTVSMSKGAYLIIEHTEALHVIDVNSGNRSNKATNQEDTAMEVNMIAAAEIARQLRLRDMGGIIVVDFIDMSNPENRKVLFDFLKEEMSDDKAKHKILPPSKFGLVQITRQRVRPEVNIKTREEDPNNVEGEIEAPIQIIDKISFDLERVLKNHNQVVLNVHPFVAAYLTKGFPSLRSRWFLEHKKWVKIIPRDAYTYLEYHFYDKKENAVIE is encoded by the coding sequence ATGAATAAAGAATTAATCATTAGATCTAGTTCTGAAGCTGTAGATTTTGCCTTATTAAAAGATGGAAAACTAATTGAATTACACAAAGAAGAAGAAAAAAGCAATTTCCAAGTAGGTGATATTTTTATTGCTAAAATCAGGAAACCAGTTGCCGGACTTAACGCTGCTTTTGTAAACGTAGGCTTTGAAAAAGATGCCTTTTTACACTATCATGACTTAGGTCCCAATTTATCTTCCCAACTGAAATTCATAAAACTTGTAAGCGCAGGTAAAATAAAAGATTTCTCCCTAAAAAACTTTCAGTTTGAAAAAGAAATAGACAAAGATGGCACCATTACTGATGTTTTGAATGCCAATCAATCTGTTTTAGTACAAGTCGTCAAAGAACCTATATCTACAAAAGGACCAAGAATAAGCGCTGAGCTTTCTCTTGCCGGAAGATTTATAGTTTTGGTTCCGTTTTCTGACCGCGTTTCTATTTCACAAAAAATAGAAGACAAAAAAGAAAAAGAACGCTTGAAACGATTAGTACAATCCATCAAACCAAAAGGATTTGGTGTTATTGTTCGCACAGTAGCCGAAGGCAAAAATACAGCCGAGTTAGAAAAAGATTTGCAGAACCTGCTTAGCAGATGGACTGCAATGTGTAAAAAATTACCAACTGCTCATCATCCCTCAAAAGTATTAGGCGAGCTCAACAGAGCTTCCTCTATACTAAGAGACGTTTTTAACGATACCTTTAGCGGTATTCAAATAGATGATGAAGAGTTGTACAACCAAACAAAGGATTACTTGCAAGAAATTGCACCATCCAAACAATCAATTGTAAAGTTCTATCAATCAAAAGACACACCTATTTTTGAGAAATACAACATAGAGCGACAAATCAAGACTTCATTTGGGAAAACAGTTTCCATGAGTAAAGGGGCTTACCTTATTATAGAACACACCGAAGCGTTGCACGTTATTGACGTAAACAGCGGAAACCGTTCTAACAAAGCCACCAACCAAGAAGATACTGCTATGGAAGTCAATATGATTGCTGCTGCCGAAATCGCTAGACAATTGCGTCTCCGAGATATGGGCGGTATCATCGTAGTTGATTTTATCGATATGTCTAATCCTGAAAATCGCAAAGTCTTGTTCGATTTCTTGAAAGAAGAAATGAGCGATGATAAAGCCAAGCACAAAATCTTACCTCCTAGCAAATTTGGATTAGTTCAAATTACACGTCAAAGAGTAAGACCAGAAGTTAATATTAAGACCAGAGAAGAAGATCCAAACAATGTAGAAGGCGAAATTGAAGCGCCAATTCAAATCATTGATAAAATATCTTTTGATCTAGAAAGAGTATTAAAAAACCACAATCAAGTTGTTCTTAATGTTCATCCGTTTGTGGCCGCATACCTTACCAAAGGTTTTCCATCATTGCGTTCAAGATGGTTTCTTGAACACAAAAAATGGGTGAAAATTATACCTCGTGATGCTTACACGTACCTAGAATATCACTTTTATGACAAAAAAGAAAATGCTGTCATAGAATAA
- a CDS encoding pitrilysin family protein, with protein sequence MKNSLMALGALFMLGGVASAQKVAFEEYKLDNGLHVILHNDPSAPTVITSVMYHVGAKDENPERTGFAHFFEHLLFEGTENIKRGEWFKIVTGNGGVNNANTTDDRTYYYEVFPSNNLELGLWMEAERMLHPVINQIGVDTQNEVVKEEKRLRVDNQPYGNFLAEVKKNIFTKHPYRWATIGSMSHLDAATLEEFQAFNKKYYIPNNAVLIVAGDFKKEQAKEWIQKYFGPIQKGAPIQRETFVEEPITQTIKAKYEDANIQIPAIVAAYRTPSMKTRDARVLDMISSILSDGKSSRLYKKIVDDKKMALQIGAFSNNQEDYGSYIIYGLPQAPNTVENILTEIDTEIAKLQTELISEKDLQKLQNKFENQYVNSNSTIDGIADNLATYYLLYGDINLINTEIEIYQSITREEIRDVAKKYLNPNQRLVLDYVPSKDKAQN encoded by the coding sequence ATGAAAAATTCATTAATGGCTTTAGGTGCTTTGTTTATGCTAGGAGGAGTCGCTTCTGCTCAGAAAGTAGCTTTTGAGGAATACAAATTAGACAATGGCTTACATGTAATTTTACACAATGACCCATCTGCACCTACAGTGATTACATCTGTGATGTACCATGTAGGAGCCAAAGACGAAAATCCAGAACGCACTGGTTTTGCTCACTTTTTTGAACATTTATTGTTTGAAGGTACTGAGAATATCAAACGTGGTGAATGGTTTAAAATTGTAACTGGAAATGGAGGAGTTAATAACGCCAATACTACAGATGACAGAACGTATTACTATGAAGTTTTCCCATCAAACAACTTAGAGTTAGGATTGTGGATGGAAGCTGAAAGAATGTTACACCCAGTTATCAATCAAATTGGTGTTGATACTCAAAACGAAGTGGTAAAAGAAGAAAAAAGACTACGAGTGGACAACCAGCCTTATGGTAACTTCTTAGCAGAGGTAAAAAAGAACATTTTTACAAAACACCCATACCGTTGGGCTACTATTGGTTCTATGAGTCATTTAGATGCTGCAACACTGGAGGAATTCCAAGCTTTTAATAAGAAATACTACATTCCTAATAATGCGGTTTTAATTGTAGCAGGAGATTTCAAAAAAGAACAAGCAAAAGAATGGATTCAAAAATATTTTGGACCAATTCAAAAAGGAGCTCCAATACAAAGAGAAACATTCGTTGAAGAGCCAATTACACAAACTATAAAAGCAAAATACGAGGATGCAAACATCCAAATCCCTGCTATAGTTGCTGCCTACAGAACGCCATCTATGAAAACTAGAGATGCAAGAGTACTGGATATGATTTCATCAATATTAAGCGACGGAAAAAGCTCTAGATTGTACAAGAAAATTGTAGACGATAAGAAAATGGCTTTGCAAATAGGTGCTTTTAGTAATAATCAAGAAGACTACGGAAGCTACATTATTTATGGCTTGCCACAAGCACCAAATACTGTTGAAAATATTCTTACTGAAATTGATACCGAGATTGCAAAACTTCAAACTGAATTGATCTCTGAAAAGGATTTACAAAAATTACAAAACAAGTTCGAAAATCAATACGTAAACAGCAATTCAACAATTGATGGTATTGCAGATAATCTTGCAACCTACTATTTATTGTACGGCGATATTAACTTGATCAACACCGAGATAGAAATTTACCAATCTATTACTCGTGAGGAAATAAGAGATGTTGCAAAAAAATATTTGAATCCAAACCAAAGGTTAGTTTTGGATTATGTTCCATCTAAAGACAAAGCTCAAAACTAA
- the mutY gene encoding A/G-specific adenine glycosylase, producing the protein MPWRHTTNPYEIWLSEIMLQQTRVAQGMPYFFAFTTAFPTVFDLAAASEEQVLKLWQGLGYYSRARNLHKTAQYIATELSGVFPENYNELLKLKGVGTYTAAAIASFAYNEAVPVVDGNVFRVLARYFDVETDIAQAAAKNEFAALAFELMPKDTPALFNQAIMEFGALQCVPKSPDCGVCVFNDSCAALQKKKVDQLPVKSKKLKVRNRYFNYLVFEDANSNALVQKRIDKGIWHNLYEFPVLETDKEEGFDCVNEYVQEVYGKEESKPIIYEYNTKSVLHKLSHQHLYIRFWKVQVEETLENAIDIKTLRNFPFPIVIHNFIETSMKVD; encoded by the coding sequence TTGCCATGGCGTCATACTACAAATCCATACGAGATTTGGCTCTCAGAAATCATGTTGCAACAAACACGTGTAGCTCAAGGAATGCCCTATTTTTTTGCTTTTACTACAGCATTTCCCACTGTTTTTGATTTGGCCGCTGCAAGTGAGGAACAAGTCTTAAAATTGTGGCAAGGATTAGGATATTATTCTAGAGCACGTAATTTGCACAAAACTGCCCAATACATAGCTACTGAACTGTCTGGTGTGTTTCCAGAAAATTATAATGAGCTTTTAAAGCTAAAAGGAGTAGGCACGTATACGGCGGCTGCAATTGCATCATTTGCCTATAACGAAGCGGTTCCTGTAGTTGATGGTAATGTTTTTCGGGTTTTGGCTCGTTATTTTGATGTGGAAACAGATATTGCGCAGGCTGCAGCCAAAAATGAATTTGCTGCCCTGGCTTTTGAACTGATGCCAAAAGATACACCCGCGCTTTTTAATCAAGCCATAATGGAGTTTGGTGCCTTGCAATGCGTGCCTAAAAGTCCTGATTGTGGTGTTTGTGTTTTTAACGATAGCTGCGCCGCTTTACAAAAAAAGAAAGTCGATCAATTGCCTGTAAAATCCAAAAAACTAAAAGTACGAAATCGCTACTTTAATTATTTAGTTTTTGAAGATGCTAACAGTAATGCTTTAGTTCAAAAACGTATTGATAAAGGAATTTGGCACAACCTATATGAGTTTCCAGTTTTAGAAACGGATAAAGAGGAAGGTTTTGATTGTGTGAATGAATATGTTCAAGAAGTATATGGCAAAGAGGAATCAAAACCTATTATATATGAGTACAACACAAAGAGTGTGTTACACAAATTATCCCACCAGCATTTATATATTAGGTTTTGGAAGGTTCAAGTAGAAGAAACTTTAGAAAACGCAATAGATATTAAAACTTTGCGAAATTTTCCGTTCCCAATTGTTATTCATAATTTTATTGAAACTAGTATGAAAGTTGACTAA
- a CDS encoding HU family DNA-binding protein codes for MTKADIVAKISEKLGLEKGDVQATVETFMNEVKNSLETGDNVYLRGFGSFIVKTRAEKTGRNISKNTTIKIPAHNIPAFKPAKVFVEGVKTNNEAK; via the coding sequence ATGACGAAAGCAGATATCGTAGCAAAAATTTCAGAAAAATTAGGTCTTGAAAAAGGAGATGTACAAGCAACTGTAGAGACCTTTATGAATGAAGTTAAAAATTCATTAGAAACTGGCGACAATGTATATTTAAGAGGTTTTGGAAGTTTTATAGTGAAGACTAGAGCTGAGAAAACAGGTAGAAATATCTCAAAAAATACAACTATTAAGATTCCTGCACATAACATTCCTGCATTCAAACCTGCAAAAGTTTTTGTAGAAGGAGTGAAAACAAATAACGAAGCAAAATAA
- the gldD gene encoding gliding motility lipoprotein GldD has protein sequence MLKKIKISITLILLVIVLFSCKEELLPKPAGFLRLDYPEATYVNFANECPFGFEMNSEAIIKKEKNCGFTITYPKMKATIFLTYNPVRNNINALLRDAQTLTFKHVIKADDILEQPYLNPDKKVYGMFYQVDGNAATNSQFYVTDSTRHFVTGSVYFYAKPNFDSIMPAASYIKNDMQRLMETLKWK, from the coding sequence ATTTTAAAAAAAATAAAAATAAGCATCACTTTAATACTATTGGTTATAGTTTTATTCAGTTGTAAAGAGGAGTTATTACCAAAACCAGCAGGCTTTTTACGATTGGATTACCCAGAGGCTACTTATGTGAATTTTGCTAATGAATGTCCTTTTGGGTTTGAGATGAACTCGGAAGCAATCATTAAAAAAGAAAAAAACTGTGGTTTTACCATTACGTATCCTAAAATGAAAGCGACCATTTTTTTGACCTATAATCCTGTTCGCAACAACATAAACGCGTTATTGCGAGATGCGCAAACACTAACTTTTAAACACGTTATAAAAGCAGATGATATCTTGGAGCAGCCGTACTTGAATCCAGACAAAAAAGTGTATGGTATGTTTTATCAAGTGGATGGGAATGCTGCTACAAATTCACAATTTTATGTAACAGACAGTACGAGACATTTTGTAACGGGATCCGTATATTTTTATGCAAAGCCCAATTTTGATTCAATTATGCCTGCAGCCAGTTATATAAAAAATGATATGCAGCGCCTCATGGAAACTTTAAAATGGAAATAA
- a CDS encoding heavy-metal-associated domain-containing protein translates to MNFNKSILALVFACTLFVGCKDAENKQPGTEIAADAEGKKDPNAKPKKIAAANLQTANFAVEGMTCAIGCAKTIQEDLTQLEGVQEATVNFETKQAKVTFDKTIQSPEKLTKVVEAAADGKTYKVKDMKS, encoded by the coding sequence ATGAATTTCAATAAATCAATACTTGCATTAGTGTTTGCTTGCACCCTTTTTGTAGGATGTAAAGACGCAGAAAACAAACAACCAGGAACTGAAATTGCTGCTGATGCTGAAGGCAAAAAAGATCCAAACGCAAAACCAAAGAAAATTGCTGCAGCAAATTTACAAACGGCAAACTTTGCAGTAGAAGGAATGACCTGTGCTATAGGTTGCGCCAAAACCATTCAAGAAGACTTAACACAACTTGAAGGCGTTCAAGAAGCCACCGTAAACTTTGAAACAAAACAAGCCAAAGTAACTTTTGACAAAACCATTCAGTCACCTGAAAAACTAACCAAAGTGGTTGAGGCAGCCGCTGATGGTAAAACGTACAAGGTAAAAGATATGAAATCTTAA
- a CDS encoding GLPGLI family protein yields the protein MKLKFVLLFIMSSIGIYSQTVLVKYSERRIVSQERLSAMTDFLKKQALETYYYTLEYNNGISLYKNNLETKNVDIKETVVIENTTGREETSYKIGNKLIEKWYYKDFIKNELLFQIYNGKDFYGNDKLQEWNWQITNETREINGFKCKKATSNSFGYDFTAWFTEDIAVNAGPDKFDGLPGLILYLGTPYYEYVATTVKIDKNPIVIKNPVLPNETVTMAQVESYVRDKISKLKPSSTTTVNGSTTTTKSSIIIK from the coding sequence ATGAAGCTAAAATTTGTATTACTATTTATAATGAGTTCTATTGGGATTTACTCACAAACAGTACTCGTAAAATATTCTGAAAGAAGAATAGTATCTCAGGAAAGACTCTCTGCAATGACTGATTTTTTAAAAAAGCAAGCTCTTGAAACCTATTATTACACCCTTGAATATAATAATGGAATTTCCTTGTACAAAAATAACTTAGAAACTAAAAATGTAGATATAAAAGAGACAGTAGTTATAGAAAACACAACAGGTAGAGAAGAAACATCATATAAAATTGGAAACAAGTTAATCGAAAAATGGTATTACAAAGATTTCATTAAAAATGAGTTGTTATTCCAAATATACAATGGTAAAGATTTTTACGGTAATGACAAACTACAAGAGTGGAATTGGCAAATTACCAATGAAACTAGAGAAATAAATGGATTTAAATGTAAAAAGGCTACATCTAATTCCTTTGGTTATGATTTTACAGCCTGGTTTACCGAGGACATTGCAGTAAACGCTGGCCCTGATAAATTTGATGGACTCCCGGGTCTGATATTGTATTTAGGTACACCTTACTATGAATATGTAGCTACCACGGTAAAAATTGATAAAAATCCAATAGTTATTAAAAATCCAGTTCTACCTAATGAAACGGTTACTATGGCACAAGTTGAAAGTTATGTAAGAGATAAAATAAGTAAACTAAAACCAAGTTCTACAACTACTGTAAATGGCAGTACAACCACTACTAAATCGTCTATTATTATCAAATAG